CGGGCGGCGTCGATGAGACCGTCCCCGGCCCCTCCGAGCAGCGCGACGCGTCGCACCCGGCCGTCGGGCGGCCCGGAGACACGGATGCCGCCCGGCGCGGACGGCAGGGCCTCCGCGAGCCGCTCGGCGAAGTCGGCGAGGGTGATCTCCTCGGCCAGGTACCCGACCCGGCCCATGGGGGTGCCCTCCTCGAGGGAGAGCGGCTCCGTCGCGGCCAGCCCGCAGGCCTGCGCGAGGGCGGTGTTGACGCCGGGCTCGGCGACGTCGGCGTTGGTATGGGCGACGTACAGGGCGATGTCGGAGACGACGAGGCAGGTGACGCTGGCTCCCTTCGCGCTCGTCGTGGCGACCGAGTGCACACCGCGCAGCAGCAGGGGGTGGTGGGTGATGAGCAGGTCCGCGCCCGCCTCGCGGGCCTCCTCGATGACCTCGAGGGTGGGGTCGACCGCGGCGTGCACCCGGCGCACGGGCTGGTCCGGGTCGCCGGTGACGAGACCCACCTGGTCCCAGGACTGGGCGGAGTCGCCGGGGTACATCTCCTCGAGGACGGTCAGGACGTCACGCAGACGGATGGTGCTCATGTGGGCCCGGCCGGGCTCGAACCGACGACACCCGCGGTGTAAACGCGGTGCTCTACCAACTGAGCTACAGGCCCCGGGCGCGCGGTGCGCCGCGGTCATTGTGACAGGACGACGCGCCGGGGTCAGGACCGGCGCGCGTCCTCGATGAGGTTGATCTCGTAGAGCACCAGGTCCAGCGCGTCGGCGGCGGTGATCGGCGAGAAGCGCTGGGGCGCCTCGGCGGTCACCGTGCTCACCAGCGGGCTGAGCACCGTCCACGGCGTCGGGTGGCTGAACTGCACGACCGAGTAGCGGTCGCCCTCCTGCCCCGGGGCCGCGACGACGCGGTGGATGCCCGGCTCGATGAGCCCGTTGGTCACGGTCTCCAGCATGAGGCCGGTGTTGATGATGGCACCGCCCTCGGGTGCGACGGCGTCGATCCACTCGCCGCTGTCCTTCAGCCGCACCTGCAGACCGGCAGCGGTCGCCCGCGGCAGGGCGGTGATGAGGTTGATGTCGGCGTGCTCGGCCGCCCACACGTGCGGGGCGTCCGGCGCGGACCGCATGGGCGGGTAGTGGATCGCCCGCGAGAGGGTCGGTCCGTCCACGAGCATCGTCTCGAAGTAGTCGGGGTGGGCACCGACGCCGGTGGCGATGATGCGCAGCACCCGGCGCTGGAGGTCGGCGACGGCCTCGTGGAAGGTCGTCAGCGTCTCGGTGATGCCCGGTACCGCCGACTCGGGCAGGACCGGGTCGTGGTAGCGGTGCGGGTAGCGGGTGCGAAGGGGGTGCCCCGCCGGGATCGCCGGCCCCCAGTTGAGCATCTCCTTCCAGTCCGCGACGTCGGAGGTGGCCGCGGTCTCGACGAGCAGATCGGTGTAGCCGGTCTGGCCGTGGGTCCCGGGGGCGACGAACTGCTGCTTGACCTCGCG
Above is a window of Janibacter cremeus DNA encoding:
- a CDS encoding Nif3-like dinuclear metal center hexameric protein, yielding MSTIRLRDVLTVLEEMYPGDSAQSWDQVGLVTGDPDQPVRRVHAAVDPTLEVIEEAREAGADLLITHHPLLLRGVHSVATTSAKGASVTCLVVSDIALYVAHTNADVAEPGVNTALAQACGLAATEPLSLEEGTPMGRVGYLAEEITLADFAERLAEALPSAPGGIRVSGPPDGRVRRVALLGGAGDGLIDAARAAGADVYVTADLRHHPALEAREEARSAAGTPFLVDAGHWTSESLWLEHMLARLENSLADAGADVVGWETHVSTICTDPWTFTVGAQTAQGDPQ
- a CDS encoding isopenicillin N synthase family dioxygenase, whose protein sequence is MSDDILEVDLLAFESGDGERARAVVDGLMTSLDTGFVYVRHDVADDLIDTAYGMLEEFFTAEREVKQQFVAPGTHGQTGYTDLLVETAATSDVADWKEMLNWGPAIPAGHPLRTRYPHRYHDPVLPESAVPGITETLTTFHEAVADLQRRVLRIIATGVGAHPDYFETMLVDGPTLSRAIHYPPMRSAPDAPHVWAAEHADINLITALPRATAAGLQVRLKDSGEWIDAVAPEGGAIINTGLMLETVTNGLIEPGIHRVVAAPGQEGDRYSVVQFSHPTPWTVLSPLVSTVTAEAPQRFSPITAADALDLVLYEINLIEDARRS